GTGCAGGGTCAGGGAGGTCGCCCCGCCGCAGCGCACCAGCTCGAGCAGCCGGTGGTGCCGCAGCACGAAGGCGGCGGGGCGGCCGACGGCGCGCCCGGCGTCGGTGTCAAGCAGCCGCGCCGCCGCGGGGTTCAGGTAACGCACCCGCTCCCCCTCGAAGAGGACCACCCCCTCCTCGCTCGCCTCCCAGGCCGCCCGCCAGGGGTTCATGGGGCCTCCGTGAAGCGGTAGCCCTTGCCGCGCACTGTCTCGATCCAACGCCCCCCCAGTTTCTCCCGCAGCTGGGCCACGTGCTGGTCCACCGTGCGCAGGGTGCCCAGGAAGTCGGGACCCCAGACCCGCTCGAGCAGCGTCTCCCGGTCGTAAACCCGGCCCGGATCCCGCGCCAGGAAAGCGAGCAGATCGAACTCGCGCCGCGTCAGGCCCACCTCGCGCCCCCCAAGCGTCACCCGGCCGCGCTCCGTGTCCACGACCAGTTCCCCGCGCCGCAGGACCTCCGCGCCGCGGCTGCGGCGCAGCAGCGCCACCAACCGGGCCGCCAGCTCGGCGGTGGAGAAGGGTTTGGTCAGGTAGTCGTCGGCGCCTCCCAGCAGCCCCTCCACGCGGTCGCGTTCGCTGGCGCGCGCCGTCAACATCAACACCGGCATCCGCTCGTATCGGGGCGTGCGGCGGAGGCGCGCCAGGAAGTTCAGGCCATCCTCGTCGGGCAGCATCCGGTCGAGGACGACCACCTCGGCCTCGTCGAGCCGCGCCCAGCCCTCGCGGGCGTCGGCGGCGTCGAGGACGCTGAACCCCGCCTGGCGGAGCCCGTGCGCCAGGGCAAAGCGCAGGCTGGGCTCGTCTTCGACCAGCAACACCCGGGCCATGGCCTCAGTTTACGGGCGGGCGTCAGCGCAAGGTCAGCCCGGCTGCAGGGCGCGGATGGGGGCGGTGGTGTCGAGGGGCCGGAAGCTTCCGATGCGCAGGTCGTCGAGGATCAAGCGCCCCAGGGGGTGCCGGGCCATGGCCTCGAGCCCCTCGCGCAGGCGCGGAAGCAGCGCCGCCCGCTCGGGCGCCAGCATCACCAGGTGCGCGAACCGGCGGGCGTCGGAGACGCGCAGGGTGCAGACGCCCTCGAGGGAGAGCTCCTCAAGCTGGGCGTAGAAGTCCTTGTAGAGCACCGCGTGGCGGACCTCGCCGCGCCGCAGCGCCGCCAGCACCTCGCCCCAGGAAGGGTAGTAGCGCGCGGTGGCGGACA
This genomic stretch from Oceanithermus profundus DSM 14977 harbors:
- a CDS encoding response regulator transcription factor codes for the protein MARVLLVEDEPSLRFALAHGLRQAGFSVLDAADAREGWARLDEAEVVVLDRMLPDEDGLNFLARLRRTPRYERMPVLMLTARASERDRVEGLLGGADDYLTKPFSTAELAARLVALLRRSRGAEVLRRGELVVDTERGRVTLGGREVGLTRREFDLLAFLARDPGRVYDRETLLERVWGPDFLGTLRTVDQHVAQLREKLGGRWIETVRGKGYRFTEAP